From Glycine soja cultivar W05 chromosome 4, ASM419377v2, whole genome shotgun sequence, the proteins below share one genomic window:
- the LOC114408733 gene encoding cyclin-D3-1-like: MAYHHQKSLLDTLYCSEEHWIGEGEFDQAEEEYGNSNSNSSSTLVNNSPESSPHLLLESDMFWDEQELASLLEKEQHNPLSTCCLQSNPALEGARIEAVEWILKVNAHYSFSALTAVLAVNYFDRFLFSFRFQNDIKPWMTRLAAVACLSLAAKVDETHVPFLIDLQQVEESRYLFEAKTIKKMEILILSTLGWKMNPPTSLSFLDYFTRRLGLKDHLFWEFLTKSEGVLLSLIGDSRFMSYLPSVLATATMMQVLKSVEPSLEAEYKSQLFGILRIDKEKVNSCCKLMLELWSEFEGKQCMKRKFGIGWIPGSPNGVMDVSFSCDSSSNDSWVSSSPEPLSKKSRSEK; encoded by the exons ATGGCTTACCACCATCAAAAATCCCTTTTGGACACCCTATACTGCTCCGAAGAGCATTGGATAGGGGAAGGTGAATTTGACCAAGCAGAGGAGGAGTACGGTAACAGTAATAGCAATAGTAGCAGCACCTTAGTAAACAACTCCCCTGAGTCCTCCCCTCATTTGTTGCTCGAAAGCGACATGTTTTGGGACGAACAAGAGTTGGCATCGCTGTTGGAGAAAGAACAACACAACCCACTAAGCACTTGCTGTCTCCAAAGCAACCCTGCCTTGGAGGGTGCTCGCATAGAAGCCGTGGAGTGGATTCTCAAAGTAAACGCCCACTACTCCTTCTCTGCCCTCACCGCTGTTCTTGCTGTCAACTACTTTGACCGTTTTCTCTTCAGCTTCCGCTTTCAGAATGACATTAAGCCATGGATGACTCGGCTCGCTGCCGTCGCTTGCCTCTCCCTCGCTGCCAAAGTGGACGAGACACACGTTCCCTTTCTTATTGACCTTCAACAA GTGGAGGAGAGTAGATACTTGTTCGAAGCCAAGACGATTAAAAAGATGGAGATTTTGATCCTTTCCACTCTTGGATGGAAGATGAACCCTCCaacctctctctcttttcttgaTTACTTCACAAGAAGACTTGGATTGAAGGATCATCTCTTCTGGGAGTTCCTCACTAAGTCTGAAGGCGTTCTTCTCTCCCTCATTGGAG ATTCGAGGTTCATGAGTTATCTACCTTCTGTGTTGGCAACTGCTACGATGATGCAAGTTCTGAAAAGCGTAGAGCCTAGTCTAGAAGCTGAATACAAGAGCCAGCTATTTGGTATTCTCAGAATCGACAAG GAGAAGGTGAATTCGTGTTGCAAGCTGATGCTGGAATTGTGGTCAGAGTTCGAGGGGAAGCAATGCATGAAACGCAAGTTTGGAATAGGGTGGATTCCTGGAAGCCCAAACGGCGTGATGGATGTGTCGTTTAGCTGTGATAGTAGCTCCAATGACTCTTGGGTCTCTTCCTCACCGGAACCATTGTCAAAGAAGAGTAGGAGTGAAAAATAG
- the LOC114408735 gene encoding probable isoaspartyl peptidase/L-asparaginase 2, with translation MGGWAIAVHGGAGVDPNLPPERQDQAKQLLTRVLNLGISALRSNASALDVVELVVRELETDPLFNSGRGAALTEKGTAELEASIMDGSNRRCGAVSGVTTVKNPISLARLVMENSPHSYLAFNGAEDFARQQGVEIVENEYFITPENVGMLKLAKEANAILFDYRVPLHNGYESCGVEVENPLQMNGLPISVYAPETVGCVVVDREGRCAAATSTGGLMNKKCGRIGDSPLIGAGTYACKVCGVSCTGEGEAIIRGTLAREVAAVMEYKGLELQGAVDFVMEQRLEGGKAGLIAVSNTGDVAYGFNSNAMFRACATEDGFMEVGIWE, from the exons ATGGGGGGTTGGGCTATAGCGGTGCATGGTGGCGCAGGTGTGGACCCTAATCTCCCACCGGAGCGTCAAGATCAAGCCAAACAACTCCTCACTCGCGTTCTCAATCTTGGCATCTCTGCCCTTCGTTCCAATGCTTCTGCCCTCGATGTCGTCGAACTTGTC GTACGGGAACTGGAAACAGATCCACTGTTCAACTCTGGTCGCGGAGCTGCTCTGACAGAAAAGGGAACAGCGGAATTAGAAGCAAGCATCATGGATGGTTCCAATAGACGATGCGGCGCCGTTTCGGGCGTCACCACCGTCAAAAACCCCATCTCACTCGCTCGCCTTGTCATGGAAAACTCACCCCACTCCTACCTCGCCTTTAACGGCGCTGAAGATTTCGCCAGACAACag GGTGTGGAGATTGTGGAGAACGAATACTTCATCACCCCTGAAAATGTTGGTATGCTGAAACTCGCAAAGGAAGCAAACGCAATCCTG TTTGATTATAGGGTTCCATTGCACAATGGATACGAAAGTTGCGGTGTGGAGGTTGAGAATCCGTTGCAAATGAATGGACTGCCGATCAGCGTGTACGCGCCGGAGACGGTGGGGTGCGTGGTGGTGGACAGAGAGGGGCGGTGTGCGGCCGCCACGTCGACAGGGGGATTGATGAACAAGAAGTGTGGTAGGATCGGTGACTCACCTCTGATAGGCGCAGGTACTTACGCGTGTAAGGTGTGTGGGGTGTCGTGCACTGGGGAAGGTGAGGCTATAATACGTGGTACGCTGGCGCGAGAGGTGGCGGCGGTGATGGAATACAAAGGACTGGAGCTTCAGGGGGCAGTGGACTTTGTGATGGAGCAGCGCCTTGAGGGAGGGAAGGCAGGGCTGATAGCGGTGTCGAATACTGGTGACGTGGCGTATGGATTCAACTCTAATGCCATGTTCAGGGCATGCGCCACCGAGGATGGATTCATGGAGGTTGGAATCTGGGAATAA